A single genomic interval of Astyanax mexicanus isolate ESR-SI-001 chromosome 4, AstMex3_surface, whole genome shotgun sequence harbors:
- the LOC125801394 gene encoding zinc finger protein 585A-like encodes MEKHQHSVKSFTKQSDLKIHQRIHTGEKPYHCSDCGKSFNHQSNLKNHQRIHTGEKPYHCSDCGKSFNHQSNLKLHQRIHTGEKPYHCSDCGKRFTTQSHLKIHQHIHTGEKPYCCSDCGKSFNQQNHLKNHQRIHTGEKLYHCSDCGKSFTTQSNLKNHQRIHTGEKPYHCSDCGKSFTEQSSFKKHQRIHTGEKPNYCSDCGKCFTQQSTLQIHQRIHTGEKPYYCSDCGKCFTQQSTLQIHQRIHTGEKPYHCSDCWKSFTQQSNLRKHQRIHTGEKPFYCSDCGKSFTQQSKLKKHQRIHTGEKTPS; translated from the coding sequence atggagaaacatcagcactctgtcaagagttttactaaacagagtgatctcaaaatacaccagcgcattcacacaggagagaaaccgtatcactgctcagactgtgggaagagttttaatcatcagagtaatctcaaaaatcaccagcgcattcacacaggagagaaaccatatcactgctcagactgtgggaagagttttaatcatcagagtaatctcaaactgcaccagcgcattcacacaggagagaaaccgtatcactgctcagactgtggaaagagatttactacacagagtcatctcaaaattcaccagcacattcacacaggagagaaaccatattgctgctccgactgtggaaagagttttaatcaacagaatcatctcaaaaatcaccagcgcattcacacaggagagaaactgtatcactgctcagactgtgggaagagttttactacacagagtaatctcaaaaatcaccagcgcattcacacaggagagaaaccgtatcactgctcagactgtgggaagagttttactgaacagagtagtttcaaaaaacaccagcgcattcacacaggagagaaaccgaattactgctcagactgtgggaagtgttttactcaacagagtactctccaaatacaccagcgcattcacacaggagagaaaccgtattactgctcagactgtgggaagtgttttactcaacagagtactctccaaatacaccagcgcattcacacaggagagaaaccgtatcactgctcagactgttggaagagttttactcaacagagtaatcttcgaaaacaccagcgcattcacacaggagagaaaccgttttattgctcagattgtgggaagagttttactcaacagagtaaactcaaaaaacaccagcgcattcacacaggagagaaaactccatCTTAG